A single region of the Cytophagia bacterium CHB2 genome encodes:
- a CDS encoding glucose-1-phosphate adenylyltransferase has translation MKKTLAMLLAGGVGSRLNILAHARAKPAVPFGGMYRIIDFTLSNAKNSGIINVGVLTQYKPLSLMEHIGGGEPWDFMGRMRGAKILPPRTGEKDSDWYKGTADAIRQNADYIRNFDADQVLILSGDHIYYMDY, from the coding sequence ATGAAGAAAACCCTCGCCATGCTGCTGGCCGGCGGCGTCGGCAGCCGGCTGAATATTCTCGCGCATGCGCGCGCCAAGCCGGCCGTGCCATTCGGCGGCATGTATCGCATCATCGACTTCACCCTGAGCAACGCTAAGAATTCCGGCATCATTAACGTCGGCGTGCTCACGCAATACAAGCCGCTTTCGTTGATGGAACATATCGGCGGCGGCGAGCCATGGGATTTCATGGGCCGCATGCGCGGCGCGAAAATTCTGCCCCCGCGTACCGGCGAAAAGGATTCTGATTGGTATAAAGGCACGGCCGACGCCATCCGACAAAATGCCGACTACATCCGCAATTTCGATGCGGATCAGGTATTGATTCTCTCCGGCGATCACATTTACTACATGGATTAC